The region AAAGAGGACGTGGGAAATGCATGCTCCTGCTCCCATTGCCCAAGTCAAATATTACGAGACACTTCTAAGTCAAAAAAGATAAAGCTTGTATTCTATTGCATATAGACAGAAACAGACAGTACTCCTCCACAGGACCGCCACCCCACCACCAACACCCCCCCTTTAGTACTCAAGATCATTAACTAACATATGAGAGCTGGCActagaaatattttaagaaacttTTCAAAAACCATGTCTCGTCACCTTtacaattaattcaaaaatcttGCCTTGTTATCGTTACAATGCCTATATATAGGGTTACCACTTCAAGCATTTCCAGCCAACAAAGCATACTTGTTCCTCATACAGTGAGTGACACGCAGAAACATATACGTTGAGCCGTACTTGAGAGAATAATCTGGAAATGGCAAGTCCAAGACTGTTAGGGACTGCTTTCCTGGTCTTGCTTATTGTAGACATCGCCTTTGCTGCTAGGACACTGCAGGCAATcagtggaggtggaggtggaggtggagggaagggcggaggtggtggtggtggttctGGATCAGGACATGGGTCAGGTTATGGTTCTGGGTCTGGATACGGGGCTGGTAAAGGATATGGTGCTGGTGGTCGAGGAGGAGGTGGAGGCGGAGGAGGGGGTGGAGGCGGAGGCGGCGGCGGCGGTAGCGGAAGTGGGTCAGGTTCTGGCTATGGGTCCGGTAGCGGCTCAGGCTATGGTTCTGGTGGTGGGATAGGTGCTGGAGAAGGTGGAGGTGGTGGCGGAGGCAGTGGAggcggaggtggtggtggtggtggtggaggtcaCGGCGGTGGATCCGGAAGCGGGTCGGGCTATGGAAGTGGAAGTGGAAGTGGAAGTGGCCGTGGCAGGGGCGGGAATGGAAGTGGTggaggagggggagggggaggcgGAGGCGGAGGCGGAGGTGGTGGAGGTCACGGCAGTGGATCCGGAAGTGGGTCGGGAAGTGGAAGTGGCAGTGGAAGTGGAAGTGGCGGGAATGGaagaggtggaggaggaggaggtggtggtggtgggggtggaggtggaggtggaggaggatCTGGCTCTGGCTCTGGCTCTGGTAGCGGGTCAGGTTATGGCTCTGGATATGGAGGAGGGAAAGGCAAAAGCTTGCCGTGAACACGAAggttaccttttcttttatataacaCCATTCACAGTCGTAttccaaaataaaattgcagGAGCTCACGCATGCACGAACATAGCATGTTGGCGAGTGATTGCAACTGTGCATGCGTGTATCGCTATCAATAAAGTCACCTTTTCAAAtgctataaataaaagaaaacattttaattacCCTGTATATTTTATGGATAATCTAGCTCTCTGCAAACCCTAATCAAAAGTGAATGTTTCATTTCCATAAGAACGGGATTTCATCGCAAAAAAggacttcaaataaaattaaaagaaatgagcTTGAACTTTCGACAACTGAAAATTTCCTCCCCGGTCCCAAGAATGGCAGTGTTCAATTCGCGTGCAGTAAAAAAGCAACGTCACAAGTGAAAATAGTGAACCTCAATACATGACTGCCAAGAAGAATTCCTAAGTAACTTTCTGACCTCGTTAATGATCCATCACCGAAGGCGGCCAAAAAGCCATTGGAAGCTGCAAAGCGAGTTTTACAACCACTGAATCACCAGGAGGTACGCTCAATAAATATTTTGGAACGTCCTATTGGAGTTTCATAAAATGGTCATTCTTAGAATAAGAAATGTCTGACAAATAATACGGAATCAGAAAAGCCTACCAAGTGATATAGAATCAATCACATCCTGTGTCAGCATTCGATTCTTACGTTCTTCAGACAAGCTATATATAAGTTCCTCCAGTACTGCTGAGTTTATTGCTAAAAATTTTAGTAAGAAAGAGATtacaaaatttgaaatgtcaAGATGCTGGTGAAATTTGGGGTTAACTAGACCCGATTGAGAAGGAAATATTTCGGCaaattccatttaattttaaCCATGGCAAATTATCCTTTGAAAGGATAGCTCGGACGTAAAACATGTATTGGTTTAAAAGTCAGTAACCGTAACAAGAAGATAAACATGGCAACATCTAATATTATGACAAGCCAACACAGACCAATCCAACAACTGTTTCCAGAAACAGAAGTTGTACCGTGTGAAGAGTTTCCTGTAGAAACCACTCTATAACGaagaattttcttctttctccttccATCACAGTTTTTGCATACCAAATTCCAGAAACACCAACTAGATTAGGCAATTGCAAGGTCCACGGAGGAATTTGGAGCAAAAATAGCTAAGAATGGTCAAAGGCTCATCTGTCTCCCTCTCGGAAGCATATATAGGATACCTTCCGCATTATCATGTCCTCAGCTGCATGGATGGCCCTCTGTGATCCTGTGATTGTGATTTTCCTGCCGAAGAGTTCAGAAAAGAACTGAATTAAAACCATCGTCACttcaaaacacatttttagcgcttaatttttttccaatccaaaaacaaaaaaatcatttaattagttaaataactcttgctttttatattgagctccacggtttaaatcttgatttttttagagttaaaatattttttttatttgtaaaaaataatctcaaaatgtttttaatgaagtatatatttttcttaaattttttttttttatctccacaCCCAAAACTCTACCAACCCAATTCTATCTCCCTGGTACGTAGTGCGTTGAACAAGCATTCTCCGACATCCAATCTGCTATTGGAGAGGAAGATTCGAGAGCACCTTCAGCCAGCCATTGTTGACAAATGTCGCCGTAATAAACAACGAATTGTACAGTACCTAATCTATTTGTGCATTTCAAACGCACAAGTGCTTGGAAGTCGCGGTTCATTCACATTACTCGATAGTCAGAAATTGACGATAGCCCATTTCTATTTTGGTCGAGGATCTGATGGCTAGGTAGCATGCTATGCAATTGGACAATCTTGGACTGTGATTTAGTGGGTGTTTGTGGCCTGTGATTTTCCGGGTATTCTGGAGAGTAGAGTATTGGATTGAGAAGCACATAATTGGGTGCTAGATACGTGTGATATGATGACAGCAATTTAGTCACATTAATTTATGGCTTAATTTCTAGGAGAACATGAGAAGAATGCCTGCTAATCTTGATGCGCATAGATAGTGTTTGTGGCCTGTGATTTTCCGGGTACTCTGGAGAGTAGAGTATGGGATAGAGAAGTATATACAATATTGGGATCAGCTCAGATATATTACAACAATTTATTCACTAATTTTGATAGCATACATGGTTCTCTCATCAACGAGCGCAATATTATGGAATgttattatgtatatatatttatcttgtatttaCCTTATATAGGTTTTTGATAATGTGTATTAGACTACATGGTTAGTATCATGTAcaaccctatatatatatattacaaaaggGGAGTgctatatacaaaaatatatatcacaGCCTCCATAATATTTTCCGTACTCCTTCTCCCTTAAcctcaacttggtatcagagcattatatttaaaaagagcTTCCATCGACGCCTCCCTCTTCTTCTCATGGATTCTACTACAGCTCAATCTTCCTCTCTTCCTACAACAAACATGTCAGCTGCAACATTCCATGTTCTCCCTGCAAATTCTTCACTTATGCAACCTGCGTCAGGTTTTTCAATGGCTCCTCCTAGATTTTTTATGTCTGCACCTATTCCTTCTATTGGATGCAGCTTTCCTCTAACAATGGCAGCAATACCTTCCTCTGTACCGATTGTTTCGGTACTGCCAGGACTCCCCTCTGCAGCATCAATCGTTCCCAACACACATCTTCATGGTGCTGCTGTAATCCCTCTCTCAAATACTCATCAGGTTATCTCCTTGAAACTGACCACTAATAACTATTTGTACTGGAGAATGCAAATAAAACCATATTTGTTGGGTCAGGGTGTGTATGCTTTTGTTGATGGATCTTATCCTTGTCCTGCACCCTATGTTACAGCCACCGATACAGCAGCTCCTGGTATAAACCCATTCTTTCTCTCATGGAAGCAACAAGACCAATTAATTATGAGTGCACTCCTCTCTTCTTTATCTACTGAAATTCTACATCTTGTGATTGACTGTGACACATCTCATAGCATATGGCAGACACTTGAAAAATCCTTTGCTTCACCGTCACATTCAAGGATTATGCAGTTACATGGTTCCTTTCAGGATTTGCGTCAGGGAGATGATTCAGTTAGCACTTATCTGCAGCGAGCTAAGGTTCTTTTTGATGAGTTGGCTGCTGCTGGTCGGCCTCTCTCCTTAAAGGATTTTAATCTTTATGTATTTCGGGGCTTGCGCAGTGATTTCAAAGACTTGGTGACCAGTTTGTCTACACGAGCAGAACCCTTATCATACTCTGATCTTCACAGTTACCTGCTCACTCATGAATACCTGAATAAAAGCTCCCTTCAATCCACTCTTGGCTCTCCCATGACAGCACCTTTGCTGCCCACACCTTCACATTCCACAACTTCAGTATTCTCAATTCAGTGTGGTGGTTTTGGTGGTCCTTCTGGCCATTCCTATCGTGGGCGTGGGCGCCACCAAGGTGGATGGAGAGGCTACCGTGGTGGTAACCATGGCACCTCTGGATCTAGTTGGCAGCAGATGTCTGGGTCTAGTTTTCACCGTGGTTCCCGTGAGTCTGGGACTGGTTGGCGGCAGCATTCCCGTGGAGTTTCCAACTCCAACcaaaatttttgaaatgttaaatGTCAATTGTGTTATAGTTTTGGGCATTCAGCTAAATACTGTTCTCAATTTACCTCACAACATTTGCAAGCTACTGCTAACTTGGCATTTCAGAATCCTCAGCTCTCCCCTGCAGGTTGGTTTCCTGATACGGGTGCTAATCAGCATGTGACACCGGACCTCGCTAGTATGACGAGTTCAGAGCCCTATCTTGGCAGTGATCAATTGCATATCGGTGAtggtaagggactggttataTCACATATTGCTCAATCTAAACTCTATACTCTCAAACGCACTTTTATCCTATCAAATGTTCTGCATGTaccacatattaaaaaaaccttattgTCTGTTCAGAAATTTTGCATTGAGAATAATGTATTGTTTGAATTTCATTCATCTGAGTTTTATGTTAAGGATCTAATAACCAAGGAGGTGCTCCTTTCTGATCAGAGTAGAGATGATCTGTACGTCTTATCTGAGTCTTCTGCAACGTCCGTACCTCAAGCTTTCCTATCAACGTCTGTGTTCTCCACTACTGATGTTTGGCATCGTCACCTTGGGCATCCTAGCTCTCGTATTTTAGGGTCTCTAGTATCAAATAATAAAGTTGCATGTACTTccagattttttaattttaattgttcatcttgtCCTTTAAGAAAATCATCGCGTCTGTCGTTAGGCCTTACTGGTCATAAAACTTGTGCTCCTCTTGAGCTTGTTTTcagtgatgtttggggtccttCCCCTATGTTATCTACTGATGGTTATcgatattttgtgatttttgtggaTGCTTATACTAAGTATATCTGGTTTTTTCCTTTAGCTGCTAAGTCTGAtgtgtttaaaatttttcttcaatttcaagcTCTTGTTGAACGACAATTCACCACCAAAATTAAATCCGTCCAAACAgattggggtggtgaatatAGAAAGTTAAACACATATTTTAAAACCATTGGCATTCATCACTGTCTAATCTATCCTCACATGCATGAACAAAATGGTATTGTTGAACGTCGTCATCGTCATATTGTTGAAACTGGTCTTACGCTTCTTGGTCAGTGTAAGGCTCCATTAAAATTTTGGAGTTATGCTTTTGAAACAGCTGTCTATCTCATAAATCTTATGTCTACTGCTGTTCTAAATGGTTGTACACCTTTTGAACGTTTGTTTAAATCTTCCCCtgattataattttctttgtatttttgggTGTTTATGTTTTCCTTTACTTCGTTCTTATAACCGATATAAACTAGATTTTTGCTCTTCCCCGTGTGTGTTTCTTGGCTATAGTTCCTCTCATTTGGGTTCTCGTTGTTTTGATTTGTCATCATCTCGTATGTATATTGCACAATATgttaaatttcatgaaaatacaTTTCCTTTTGCATGTTCTGAATAGACAACCACCTTGCCTTCTCCATCTCTACAAACAGCCCTCCCCGCCTTAATCGTTTTTCCTACTCCCATGCCTTCTCCATCTACCCCATTTCTGCCACCTTCTCCAACGCCTGCTCACAGGGTTGTTGCCTCCTCTCCTTTACCTTGTCCCGTGAGTAACAGTCCCTCTACTTCATCTCCACTTTACTCTAGTATTGATCACTCTCCAAGTATGGTGTATGTTTCTCCAGGTACGGTGATCCCATTGTCAGCGGCCTCCTCTTCTATTGTGGTTCCCTCTCGGCCTCCTGGCAGTCCCACATCGAGCTCTTC is a window of Populus nigra chromosome 10, ddPopNigr1.1, whole genome shotgun sequence DNA encoding:
- the LOC133705774 gene encoding uncharacterized protein LOC133705774, with the protein product MASPRLLGTAFLVLLIVDIAFAARTLQAISGGGGGGYGAGGRGGGGGGGGGGGGGGGGGSGSGSGSGYGSGSGSGYGSGGGIGAGEGGGGGGGSGGGGGGGGGGGHGGGSGSGSGYGSGSGSGSGRGRGGNGSGGGGGGGGGGGGGGGGGHGSGSGSGSGSGSGSGSGSGGNGRGGGGGGFSMAPPRFFMSAPIPSIGCSFPLTMAAIPSSVPIVSVLPGLPSAASIVPNTHLHGAAVIPLSNTHQVISLKLTTNNYLYWRMQIKPYLLGQGVYAFVDGSYPCPAPYVTATDTAAPGINPFFLSWKQQDQLIMSALLSSLSTEILHLVIDCDTSHSIWQTLEKSFASPSHSRIMQLHGSFQDLRQGDDSVSTYLQRAKVLFDELAAAGRPLSLKDFNLYVFRGLRSDFKDLVTSLSTRAEPLSYSDLHSYLLTHEYLNKSSLQSTLGSPMTAPLLPTPSHSTTSVFSIQCGGFGGPSGHSYRGRGRHQGGWRGYRGGNHGTSGSSWQQMSGSSFHRGSRESGTAKYCSQFTSQHLQATANLAFQNPQLSPAGWFPDTGANQHVTPDLASMTSSEPYLGSDQLHIGDGKGLKFCIENNVLFEFHSSEFYVKDLITKEVLLSDQSRDDLYVLSESSATSVPQAFLSTSVFSTTDVWHRHLGHPSSRILGKSSRLSLGLTGHKTCAPLELVFSDVWGPSPMLSTDGYRYFVIFVDAYTKYIWFFPLAAKSDTTTLPSPSLQTALPALIVFPTPMPSPSTPFLPPSPTPAHRVVASSPLPCPVSNSPSTSSPLYSSIDHSPSMVYVSPGTVIPLSAASSSIVVPSRPPGSPTSSSSSGSPPALRLVVDLSNFDLQQVSHSSSTLPANSSRNHHMTLRPRQPKQTHLSVSQSSATVCPVSSPATVSSSSPEHEPLTFKDVSQHSAWQQAMQDEFRALQSNGTRWVYKIKWRADGSIDRYKVRLVARGFTQQEGIDYLETFSLVVKPLTVRLVLTIAVIRGWFIHQLDVHNAFLNGILQEEAPWAWYTRHSDYLISLGFRASTADTSLFIYSDGHDLIYLLVYVDDILLTRNNSTLLCHLITLLNSEFKIRDLGSVHYFLGIEVTQTAMGLMLSQHKCTLDIIRRAVCQFMHSPTDGHWSLVKRIVWYLQGTTSYGLHITQGSSLSLHGFTDADWAGSLDDRKSTGGYLVYLGSTSISWKSGKQRAVARSSTEAEYKALTDGTAEILWIRALLSDLHFSSDPMTILWCDNLGATYLSVNPIFHARTKHVEVDYHFVRDRVAKKEIAVRFISSQDQLADVLTKPLPHASFTYFRSKFYVDSPPSA